TTGTAAAAATCCTGATATTTTCTATCATATAGAAACGTTAACTCCTATCTCAGGATCGTATGTCGGTTGCCTAGACAGGGTAAGCGAGAACTAATATGGCTAAGGCTCAACCTCAGCCAGCATATTGGCCGACGTTAAACTGCAAACTCGCAACTTGCTCAATGCCAGGTAGAAACTTCTCTAACCTTGGATAATGAGAAGAGTGTCACTGAGGCAAAAAACTTTTTGCTGCAATAGTAAGAGGATTTGAAATGACCATAGCAATGGGACGCGCGCAGGCAGAGCGGGGGTGGTTCGACGCCCTCGACGACTGGCTCAAACGCGATCGCTTCGTCTTCGTCGGCTGGTCCGGGATTCTCCTGTTCCCCTGCGCCTTCTTGGCAATTGGCGGCTGGATGACCGGA
This DNA window, taken from Trichocoleus desertorum ATA4-8-CV12, encodes the following:
- a CDS encoding photosystem II D2 protein (photosystem q(a) protein); translated protein: MTIAMGRAQAERGWFDALDDWLKRDRFVFVGWSGILLFPCAFLAIGGWMTG